In the genome of Dickeya fangzhongdai, one region contains:
- the norW gene encoding NADH:flavorubredoxin reductase NorW yields MSDEIIVIGAGFAARQLIKNLRKQDAQRPIRLITADSGDEYNKPELSHVLSQHRRADDLTRMSAAQFAEEQRITLLAHTPVTGIDAGRRQVMCDTRRYDYHTLVLATGASAVIPPIPGHQWMLTLNSQQEYRRAEARLTQATRILILGAGLIGSELAMDMALAGKQITLVDRASHLLSALLPVEISARLQAALLQQGVELMLNTGLQQLEKTDAGLKVTLMSGRTLEVDEVISAIGLRANTSLAAAAGLAVNRGIVTDSQLRSSDPHIYALGDCAEINGKLLPFLQPIQLTASIAANSIIAASTGNSAVKHVPEGNGSLTLPAMLIKVKTPLFPLQLAGETQNPELVWHLVADHGGMVAKGVVGEQLRGFVVGGDRMKEAFPLLRQLSS; encoded by the coding sequence ATGTCTGACGAAATCATTGTTATCGGGGCGGGTTTCGCCGCCCGGCAGCTGATTAAAAACCTGCGTAAGCAGGATGCCCAACGCCCGATTCGCCTGATCACCGCCGACAGCGGCGACGAGTACAACAAGCCGGAACTGAGCCATGTGCTCAGTCAGCATCGCCGCGCCGACGATCTGACGCGCATGAGCGCGGCGCAATTTGCCGAAGAACAGCGGATTACGCTGTTGGCGCACACCCCCGTCACCGGCATTGATGCCGGACGGAGGCAGGTCATGTGCGATACCCGGCGCTACGATTACCACACGCTGGTGCTGGCGACGGGCGCCAGCGCCGTGATACCGCCGATTCCCGGCCATCAGTGGATGCTGACGCTCAACAGTCAGCAGGAGTATCGCCGGGCGGAAGCGCGCCTGACGCAGGCAACCCGCATTCTGATACTGGGAGCGGGTTTGATCGGCAGCGAACTGGCGATGGATATGGCGCTGGCCGGTAAGCAGATCACCCTGGTGGATCGGGCATCGCACCTTCTTTCTGCGTTGCTGCCCGTCGAAATCAGCGCCCGGCTGCAAGCCGCCTTGCTGCAACAAGGCGTGGAACTGATGCTCAATACCGGACTTCAGCAACTGGAAAAAACCGACGCTGGCCTGAAAGTCACGTTGATGTCCGGGCGCACGCTGGAAGTCGACGAAGTGATCTCCGCCATCGGATTGCGCGCCAATACCTCGCTGGCCGCTGCCGCCGGACTGGCGGTTAATCGCGGCATCGTGACCGACAGCCAGCTGCGTAGCTCTGATCCGCATATTTACGCGCTGGGAGACTGCGCTGAAATCAACGGCAAGCTGCTGCCCTTTTTACAACCGATTCAGTTGACCGCCAGTATCGCAGCCAACAGCATTATCGCAGCCAGCACCGGTAATAGCGCGGTCAAGCATGTGCCGGAAGGGAACGGTTCCCTCACCCTGCCCGCGATGCTGATTAAAGTGAAAACCCCGTTGTTTCCATTACAGCTGGCTGGCGAAACGCAGAACCCGGAACTGGTCTGGCACCTCGTCGCGGATCATGGCGGGATGGTGGCAAAAGGTGTGGTGGGAGAGCAGTTGCGGGGGTTCGTCGTGGGGGGCGATCGCATGAAAGAAGCCTTTCCGCTGTTACGGCAATTGTCATCATGA
- the norV gene encoding anaerobic nitric oxide reductase flavorubredoxin, translated as MSIHVKNNIHWVGQRDWEVRDFHGTEYKTLKGSSYNSYLIREEKTVLIDTVDHKFSRDFVQNLMAEIDLAQIDYIVINHAEEDHAGALSELMSHIPDTPIYCTHNAIDSITGHHHHPEWHFHTVKTGDSLDIGNGKQLVFIETPMLHWPDSMMTYLSGDAVLFSNDAFGQHYCDEHLFNDEVDQGELFEQCQRYFANILTPFSRLVTAKINEVLGFNLPLSMIATSHGVVWRDDPAQIIHHYLRWADSYQEDRITLFYDTMSNNTRMMADAIAQGIHDVDPGVAVKIYNVARHDKNEILTQVFRSKGVLVGSSTMNNVMMPKVAAMLEEITGLRFQNKKASAFGSYGWNGGAVDRIQTRLMDAGFETTLSLKTKWRPDGSALAICREHGREIARQWALHPLTVSPAAAIEAPQTAEMAETPALMAAASTCACNGTSAAQDSNRMQCSVCQWIYDPAIGEPMQDVTPGTPWSDVPDSFLCPECGLGKDVFNPIHI; from the coding sequence ATGTCTATTCATGTTAAGAATAATATTCACTGGGTCGGGCAACGGGATTGGGAAGTGCGCGACTTCCACGGAACCGAATACAAAACGCTGAAAGGCAGCAGCTATAACAGCTACCTGATCCGGGAAGAAAAAACGGTGCTGATCGACACCGTTGACCACAAGTTCAGCCGTGATTTCGTCCAGAACCTGATGGCGGAGATCGATCTGGCGCAGATCGACTACATCGTCATCAACCATGCCGAAGAAGATCACGCCGGGGCGCTGAGCGAACTGATGTCCCACATCCCCGATACGCCGATCTACTGCACCCATAACGCCATCGACTCCATTACCGGCCATCACCATCACCCGGAATGGCATTTCCACACCGTCAAAACCGGCGATTCGCTGGATATCGGCAATGGCAAGCAGCTGGTATTCATCGAAACCCCGATGCTGCACTGGCCGGACAGCATGATGACCTACCTGAGCGGCGACGCAGTCCTGTTCAGCAATGACGCTTTCGGCCAGCATTACTGCGATGAGCATCTGTTCAACGATGAGGTCGATCAGGGTGAACTGTTTGAACAATGCCAGCGTTATTTCGCCAATATCCTGACGCCGTTCAGCCGTCTGGTCACCGCCAAGATCAACGAAGTGCTGGGGTTTAACCTGCCGCTGTCGATGATCGCCACCTCCCACGGTGTGGTGTGGCGCGACGACCCGGCGCAGATTATTCATCACTATTTGCGGTGGGCCGACAGCTATCAGGAAGATCGCATCACGCTGTTCTACGACACCATGTCCAACAACACCCGCATGATGGCTGACGCCATCGCGCAAGGCATCCACGATGTCGATCCGGGTGTCGCCGTAAAAATCTACAATGTGGCCCGCCACGATAAAAACGAAATTCTGACGCAGGTCTTCCGCTCCAAAGGCGTGCTGGTCGGTTCTTCCACCATGAATAACGTAATGATGCCAAAAGTAGCCGCCATGCTGGAGGAAATCACCGGTCTGCGTTTCCAGAATAAGAAAGCCTCCGCCTTTGGCAGTTACGGCTGGAACGGCGGCGCGGTTGACCGTATCCAGACCCGGCTGATGGATGCCGGCTTTGAGACCACGCTGTCGCTGAAAACCAAGTGGCGTCCGGACGGGTCTGCGCTGGCAATCTGCCGGGAACATGGCCGTGAAATTGCCCGGCAGTGGGCCTTGCATCCGTTAACCGTATCGCCCGCCGCCGCTATCGAAGCCCCCCAAACGGCTGAGATGGCGGAAACACCGGCGCTCATGGCGGCGGCATCGACCTGCGCCTGCAACGGCACGTCAGCAGCGCAAGATAGCAACCGGATGCAGTGCAGCGTATGCCAGTGGATTTACGACCCCGCCATCGGCGAACCCATGCAGGACGTCACGCCGGGCACGCCCTGGTCTGATGTGCCCGACAGCTTCCTGTGCCCCGAATGCGGCTTAGGCAAAGACGTGTTTAATCCTATCCATATTTAA
- the norR gene encoding nitric oxide reductase transcriptional regulator NorR, with amino-acid sequence MPLSIDSFAHIAIELQQGLSTRDRFQRLLNGLRQLLCCDAAALLRYESQLLRPLATDGLAPDVLGRRFRLSEHPRLEAIARAGDVVRFPADSQLPDPYDGLIPGQEALKVHACVGLPLFAHHTLIGVLTIDGMDPHQFDHFSDEELRLIGAMAAVALSNALLMEQLERQTLAPLPDAAPMTEANADEMVGLSAPMQQLKKEVAIVADSDLNVLIMGETGVGKELVARAIHQGSRRADRPLVYLNCAALPESVAESELFGHVKGAFTGAIHHRTGKFELADNGTLFLDEIGELSLTLQAKLLRVLQYGDLQRVGDDSSLKVDVRVLAATNRDLKQSVQEGAFRADLFHRLSVFPLSVPPLRARGQDIALLAGFFCERSRARLGLQRLALSPEATHLLTCYPWPGNVRELEHVIYRATIVARAGGATGDLTLRPEHLNLDGVLPDGPRPAAVDTVPPWRGISLRDATEHYQRQVISDTLARHQGNWSSCARELAVDSGNLHRMAKRLGIK; translated from the coding sequence ATGCCGCTATCGATAGATTCCTTTGCGCACATTGCCATTGAACTGCAACAAGGGCTTTCAACCCGGGACCGTTTTCAGCGCCTGCTCAACGGCTTGCGCCAGCTGTTATGCTGCGATGCGGCAGCGTTGCTGCGTTATGAAAGCCAGCTGTTGCGTCCGCTGGCGACCGATGGACTGGCGCCGGACGTGCTGGGGCGACGTTTCCGGTTATCCGAGCATCCCCGGCTGGAGGCGATAGCCCGGGCGGGCGACGTGGTGCGTTTCCCGGCGGACAGCCAGCTTCCGGATCCTTACGATGGCCTGATTCCCGGCCAGGAAGCGTTGAAGGTCCATGCCTGCGTTGGTCTGCCGCTGTTTGCTCACCACACGTTGATCGGCGTGCTGACCATTGATGGTATGGATCCCCACCAGTTCGATCATTTCAGCGATGAAGAACTGCGGCTGATTGGCGCGATGGCGGCCGTTGCCTTGAGCAATGCGTTGCTGATGGAGCAACTGGAACGGCAAACGCTGGCGCCGCTGCCAGACGCCGCTCCCATGACGGAGGCGAATGCTGACGAGATGGTGGGATTGTCTGCGCCCATGCAGCAGTTGAAAAAAGAAGTGGCTATCGTGGCCGACAGCGATCTTAACGTGCTGATCATGGGGGAAACCGGGGTCGGCAAGGAGCTGGTGGCGCGGGCCATCCATCAGGGGTCGCGGCGTGCGGACCGTCCGCTGGTGTATCTGAACTGTGCCGCGCTGCCGGAGTCGGTGGCGGAAAGCGAGCTGTTTGGTCACGTGAAAGGGGCGTTTACCGGCGCGATCCATCATCGTACCGGTAAGTTCGAACTGGCGGACAACGGTACGCTGTTTCTGGATGAAATTGGCGAGTTGTCGCTGACGTTACAGGCCAAGCTGCTGCGGGTATTGCAGTACGGCGATTTGCAGCGCGTAGGCGACGACAGTAGCCTGAAAGTGGATGTGCGCGTGCTGGCGGCCACCAACCGGGATTTAAAACAGTCGGTGCAGGAAGGCGCTTTTCGCGCCGATCTATTCCATCGCCTGAGCGTGTTTCCGCTGTCGGTGCCGCCGCTGCGGGCGCGCGGTCAGGATATTGCCTTGCTGGCCGGGTTTTTCTGCGAGCGCAGCCGGGCCCGGCTGGGGTTGCAGCGTCTGGCGTTGTCGCCGGAAGCGACCCATTTGCTGACGTGTTATCCGTGGCCGGGGAATGTGCGCGAGCTGGAACATGTGATCTACCGGGCGACCATTGTGGCGCGGGCCGGTGGGGCGACCGGCGATCTGACATTGCGCCCGGAACATTTGAATCTGGACGGCGTTTTGCCTGACGGGCCTCGCCCGGCCGCCGTCGATACCGTGCCGCCGTGGCGCGGCATCAGCCTGCGGGACGCGACGGAGCATTATCAGCGGCAGGTGATTAGCGACACGCTGGCGCGACATCAGGGCAACTGGTCGTCCTGCGCCCGCGAACTGGCGGTGGATAGCGGCAACCTGCACCGAATGGCAAAACGGTTGGGAATAAAATAA
- the fumA gene encoding class I fumarate hydratase FumA: MSNKPFYYQDPFPLAKDKTEYRLISSDFVSVSQFEGQDILKVDPQGLTLLAQQAFHDASFLLRPSHQQQVADILLDPEASENDRYVALQFLRNSEIAAKGILPTCQDTGTAIIVGKKGQRVWTGGNDAEALSRGVYNTFIEDNLRYSQNAALDMYQEVNTGTNLPAQIDLYSTEGDEYKFLFVTKGGGSANKTYLYQETKALLSPGKLTNYLVEKMRTLGTAACPPYHIAFVIGGTSAETNLKTVKLASTRYYDELPTEGNEHGQAFRDVALEQELLEEARNLGLGAQFGGKYFAHDVRVIRLPRHGASCPVGMGVSCSADRNIKAKINRQGIWLEQLETNPGKYIPDHLRQAGEGEVVRIDLNRPMADILKTLSQYPVSTRLSLNGTIIVARDIAHAKLKELLDNGGELPQYVKDHPIYYAGPAKTPEGYASGSLGPTTAGRMDSYVDLLQSHGGSMIMLAKGNRSQQVTDACNKHGGFYLGSIGGPAAILAQNSIKSLECVEYPELGMEAIWKIEVEDFPAFILVDDKGNDFFQVIQSQKCTRCG, from the coding sequence ATGTCGAATAAACCGTTCTATTACCAAGATCCGTTTCCATTAGCGAAGGATAAAACCGAATATCGCTTAATCAGCAGCGATTTTGTTTCCGTTAGCCAGTTTGAAGGCCAGGATATTCTCAAAGTCGACCCGCAGGGGCTGACGCTGTTGGCCCAGCAGGCATTCCACGATGCCTCTTTCCTGCTGCGCCCTTCCCACCAGCAACAGGTCGCCGATATCCTGCTCGACCCGGAAGCCAGCGAAAACGACCGTTATGTCGCCCTGCAATTCCTGCGTAACTCCGAAATCGCCGCCAAAGGCATCCTGCCTACCTGTCAGGACACCGGCACCGCCATTATCGTCGGCAAGAAAGGCCAGCGCGTATGGACCGGCGGCAACGACGCCGAAGCGCTGTCGCGCGGGGTGTACAACACCTTTATCGAAGACAACCTGCGTTACTCCCAGAACGCGGCGCTGGACATGTACCAAGAGGTCAACACCGGCACCAACCTGCCGGCGCAGATCGACCTCTACAGCACCGAAGGCGATGAGTACAAATTCCTGTTCGTCACCAAAGGCGGCGGTTCCGCCAACAAGACCTATCTGTATCAGGAAACCAAAGCGCTGCTCTCGCCGGGCAAGCTGACAAACTACCTGGTGGAAAAAATGCGTACGCTGGGTACCGCGGCCTGCCCGCCGTACCACATTGCCTTCGTCATCGGCGGCACGTCGGCGGAAACCAACCTGAAAACCGTCAAACTGGCCTCCACCCGCTACTATGACGAACTGCCGACCGAAGGCAACGAGCACGGTCAGGCGTTCCGCGATGTGGCGCTGGAACAGGAACTGCTGGAAGAAGCCCGTAATCTGGGGCTCGGCGCCCAGTTCGGCGGCAAATACTTCGCCCACGATGTGCGCGTGATTCGCCTGCCGCGTCATGGCGCCTCCTGCCCGGTCGGCATGGGCGTGTCCTGCTCGGCGGACCGCAACATCAAAGCCAAGATCAACCGTCAGGGTATCTGGCTGGAGCAGTTGGAAACCAACCCCGGCAAATACATTCCGGACCACCTGCGTCAGGCCGGCGAAGGCGAAGTGGTGCGCATCGACCTGAATCGTCCGATGGCCGACATTCTCAAGACGCTGTCGCAGTACCCGGTGTCCACCCGCCTGTCGCTCAACGGCACCATCATCGTGGCGCGCGACATTGCGCACGCCAAGCTGAAAGAGCTGCTGGACAACGGCGGCGAACTGCCGCAATACGTGAAAGATCACCCGATCTATTACGCCGGGCCAGCCAAAACGCCGGAAGGCTATGCCTCCGGTTCGCTCGGCCCCACCACCGCCGGCCGCATGGACTCCTACGTTGATCTGCTGCAATCCCACGGCGGCAGCATGATCATGCTGGCCAAGGGCAACCGCAGCCAGCAGGTGACCGACGCCTGTAATAAACACGGCGGTTTCTACCTCGGCAGCATCGGCGGCCCGGCGGCGATTCTGGCGCAAAACAGCATCAAGAGCCTGGAGTGCGTGGAATACCCGGAACTGGGTATGGAAGCTATCTGGAAAATCGAAGTGGAAGACTTCCCGGCCTTCATTCTGGTGGATGACAAAGGCAACGACTTCTTCCAGGTGATCCAGTCGCAGAAATGCACCCGCTGCGGTTGA
- a CDS encoding LysR family transcriptional regulator, whose protein sequence is MRYSPESLLAFMATVNTGSFSAAARHLQKSQSTVSTAVANLEADLGLTLFDRRGHQPVLTDEGRKVLSHVKAILSASEALDELAIRLADKVEPRLTFVLSDTWQCRHYYPVLQRFAERFPDVEFECLIAEDEDVVDLLQSQRAHVGVLQAQAHYPIDIAVSRLQVTTEMAIYAAHSHPLAQHAPVTQEQLATARQLCLHTYSQRERPQSEGATWSTPSYLMLLEMAEQGFGWSILPRWLVNEYARNRLVELALPGWPRKIEVDIAWSRPFPPGPAGLWLIDTLLEQRE, encoded by the coding sequence ATGCGTTATTCTCCTGAATCCCTGCTGGCGTTTATGGCCACCGTGAATACCGGTTCTTTTTCCGCGGCGGCCCGTCATCTGCAAAAAAGCCAGTCCACCGTCAGTACCGCGGTGGCGAATCTGGAGGCGGATCTGGGCCTGACGCTGTTCGACAGGCGCGGTCATCAGCCGGTGCTGACCGATGAAGGGCGCAAGGTACTCAGCCACGTCAAAGCGATTTTGTCCGCCAGCGAAGCGCTGGACGAACTGGCGATCCGGCTGGCGGACAAGGTGGAGCCGCGGCTGACCTTTGTGCTGTCGGACACCTGGCAGTGCCGCCACTACTACCCGGTATTGCAGCGTTTCGCCGAGCGTTTTCCTGATGTGGAGTTCGAGTGCCTGATTGCGGAAGACGAGGACGTCGTGGACCTGCTGCAGTCGCAGCGCGCCCATGTCGGCGTGTTGCAGGCGCAGGCGCATTACCCCATCGACATTGCGGTATCCCGGCTACAGGTGACAACCGAAATGGCGATCTACGCGGCCCACAGCCACCCGTTGGCGCAGCACGCGCCGGTGACGCAGGAACAGCTCGCCACGGCGCGTCAGTTGTGCCTTCACACCTACAGCCAGCGGGAGCGGCCGCAGTCCGAAGGCGCTACCTGGTCGACGCCGTCGTACCTGATGCTGCTGGAAATGGCGGAACAGGGGTTTGGCTGGAGTATCCTGCCGCGCTGGCTGGTGAACGAGTACGCGCGCAACCGGCTGGTGGAACTGGCGCTGCCCGGCTGGCCGCGGAAAATTGAGGTGGACATCGCCTGGTCGCGCCCTTTTCCACCCGGCCCGGCCGGCCTGTGGCTGATCGATACCCTGCTGGAACAGCGTGAATGA
- a CDS encoding multidrug/biocide efflux PACE transporter: protein MQQQVQRSARHEHKTLRERMAHAVGFEVMALLICAPIGAWVLGRSILQVGALSIMLSSVAMVWNVAYNSLFDRLWPVSRIRRGLWVRMGHALGFEGGFILIGLPLAAWMLDITLWQALMVEIGFFLFFLPYTMAYNWLYDLLRERLLATAVQGR, encoded by the coding sequence ATGCAACAGCAAGTCCAGCGCAGCGCGCGCCATGAACACAAAACACTCCGTGAGCGGATGGCGCATGCCGTCGGTTTCGAGGTGATGGCGTTACTGATTTGCGCCCCGATCGGCGCCTGGGTACTCGGGCGCTCGATCCTGCAGGTTGGCGCGCTGTCGATAATGCTGTCCAGCGTGGCGATGGTCTGGAACGTGGCGTACAACAGCCTGTTTGATCGCCTATGGCCGGTCAGCCGAATCAGACGCGGCCTGTGGGTGCGTATGGGGCACGCGCTGGGTTTCGAAGGCGGCTTTATCCTTATTGGCTTGCCGCTGGCGGCGTGGATGCTGGATATCACCCTGTGGCAGGCGCTGATGGTGGAGATTGGTTTCTTCCTGTTCTTCCTGCCGTATACCATGGCCTACAACTGGCTGTACGATCTGCTGCGCGAGCGGCTGTTGGCGACCGCGGTACAAGGGCGCTAG
- a CDS encoding DNA-3-methyladenine glycosylase family protein, with protein sequence MTPSPLPFDEPQALAHLAAIDAHWARLIDGVGHIRFESRPAREPYDALIRAVASQQLSNRAAAAIIGKLQLRFEVGEGGFPSAGQLTACEPEVLRQCGFSARKIDTVKGIAQGVLSGLVPGRAEAEHLDDETLIERLCTLKGIGRWTVEMLLISTLERMDIMPVDDLGIKQGFRYLYRLSQDPTRKAMLEMSEPCRPYRTLAAWYLWRIPHMPDYAEYRASLRQ encoded by the coding sequence ATGACGCCATCGCCGCTCCCGTTCGACGAACCCCAGGCTCTCGCCCATCTTGCCGCCATTGACGCGCACTGGGCGCGGCTGATCGACGGCGTCGGGCATATTCGTTTTGAAAGCCGCCCGGCGCGGGAACCTTACGACGCGCTGATTCGGGCGGTCGCCAGCCAGCAACTCAGCAACCGCGCCGCCGCGGCCATCATCGGTAAATTGCAGTTGCGCTTCGAGGTCGGTGAAGGCGGCTTTCCCTCCGCCGGGCAACTGACGGCATGCGAACCGGAGGTCTTGCGCCAGTGCGGCTTTTCCGCCCGCAAAATCGACACGGTCAAAGGGATTGCCCAAGGGGTACTGAGCGGGCTGGTGCCAGGGCGGGCGGAGGCGGAACATCTGGATGACGAAACCTTGATCGAGCGGCTTTGCACGCTGAAAGGCATCGGCCGCTGGACGGTGGAAATGCTGCTGATCTCCACGCTGGAGCGGATGGACATCATGCCGGTGGACGATCTCGGCATCAAACAGGGGTTTCGTTATCTGTACCGCCTGTCGCAGGACCCGACGCGCAAAGCGATGCTGGAGATGAGCGAACCCTGCCGCCCTTACCGCACGCTGGCCGCCTGGTATCTGTGGCGTATTCCCCATATGCCGGATTACGCCGAATACCGGGCGTCGCTGCGTCAGTAA
- the alkB gene encoding DNA oxidative demethylase AlkB, with amino-acid sequence MNFELFADEPPERRNETLAPGAMLLRGFAWQQAGALLAALEQVTKQSPFRHMVTPGGHTMSVAMSNCGPLGWVSDERGYRYSAQDPLTGRPWPAMPACFWQLSQAAASAAGYHDFAPDACLINRYTVGAKLSLHQDRDEQDLRQPIVSVSLGLSAVFLFGGEKRGDPCQRLALMHGDVVVWGGPSRLHYHAILPLRNGPLPTGMSDEVRFNLTFRKV; translated from the coding sequence ATGAATTTCGAACTGTTTGCCGATGAGCCGCCGGAGCGCCGGAATGAAACGCTGGCGCCCGGCGCGATGCTGCTGCGCGGCTTCGCCTGGCAACAGGCCGGAGCATTGCTGGCCGCGCTGGAACAGGTGACGAAGCAGTCGCCGTTTCGTCACATGGTGACGCCGGGCGGGCATACCATGTCGGTGGCGATGAGTAACTGCGGGCCGCTGGGCTGGGTGAGCGACGAGCGGGGGTATCGCTACAGCGCTCAGGATCCGCTGACCGGCCGGCCGTGGCCCGCTATGCCGGCCTGTTTTTGGCAACTGTCGCAGGCGGCGGCCAGCGCCGCCGGGTATCACGATTTTGCGCCGGATGCCTGCCTGATCAACCGGTACACGGTGGGCGCTAAACTGTCGCTGCATCAGGACAGGGACGAACAGGACCTGCGCCAGCCGATCGTCTCCGTCTCGCTGGGGTTAAGCGCGGTGTTTCTGTTTGGCGGGGAAAAACGCGGCGATCCGTGTCAGCGGCTGGCGCTGATGCATGGCGATGTGGTGGTGTGGGGCGGTCCTTCGCGGCTGCATTACCATGCCATTTTACCGCTCAGGAACGGCCCGTTGCCGACGGGAATGTCGGATGAGGTTCGCTTCAATCTCACCTTTCGGAAAGTGTGA
- a CDS encoding FAD-dependent oxidoreductase — protein MAQYRRTILAALCLSMLGMASANAEQAAPQPAANAEPAKPAAIPKSADVVIIGAGAAGTAATMAAAEKGASVVLLEKQGVVGGTGNFAEGIFAANSAMQKRQGIVVTPDMAFKTIMEYSHWMANPFVVRAFVNRSADTIEWVKSKGIKFEYIGPGGPGGMLTWHVIDGPGHGRHLIKTFHEQFKTMPVTTLVKTAGKDLVMKDGKVAGVIAEGSDGKPFQIDAKAVIIATGGYANNKEMLQKYVAVPDTIMVGNIGKDGDGIKMAWKAGAKEEGMGVVQSYRPGLPDYAPNSQLLAAARQPYLWVDKHGRRFTDESIVIIWPHAGNALAKAGGVMYSVFDEDARKHFVNDGIDVPIGEWVIANTKLVKFDDEFTKESQKNRGFVFKAATLDELAKQMGVDASVLKHTVDENNRFAAQKRDEVFNKNMDYLRPMKTGPFYAVKMLPAALGTLGGVKINEKMEAISPAGNAVPGLYVTGNDAAGMYGDTYDLLLGGGTFGFALNSGRMAAENALDYLHFTKK, from the coding sequence ATGGCTCAATACCGAAGAACAATCCTTGCCGCCCTGTGCCTGTCGATGCTGGGGATGGCCTCCGCCAATGCGGAGCAGGCAGCGCCGCAACCCGCCGCCAACGCGGAACCGGCCAAACCGGCGGCGATCCCCAAAAGCGCTGACGTGGTGATCATCGGCGCGGGAGCGGCCGGCACCGCCGCCACCATGGCGGCGGCAGAGAAAGGCGCCAGCGTAGTGTTGCTGGAAAAACAGGGCGTGGTCGGCGGCACCGGCAACTTTGCCGAGGGCATTTTCGCCGCCAACAGCGCCATGCAGAAACGTCAGGGCATCGTGGTGACGCCGGACATGGCGTTCAAAACCATCATGGAATACAGCCACTGGATGGCGAACCCGTTTGTGGTGCGCGCCTTCGTCAACCGCTCCGCCGACACCATCGAGTGGGTCAAATCCAAAGGCATCAAGTTTGAATACATCGGCCCCGGCGGGCCGGGCGGGATGTTGACCTGGCACGTGATCGACGGCCCCGGCCACGGTCGCCACCTGATCAAAACCTTCCATGAACAGTTCAAAACCATGCCGGTCACCACGCTGGTGAAAACCGCCGGTAAAGATCTGGTGATGAAGGACGGCAAAGTCGCCGGGGTGATCGCCGAAGGCAGCGACGGCAAACCATTCCAGATCGACGCCAAAGCGGTAATCATCGCCACCGGCGGCTACGCCAACAACAAAGAGATGCTGCAGAAATACGTGGCGGTGCCGGACACCATCATGGTGGGCAACATCGGCAAAGACGGCGACGGCATCAAAATGGCGTGGAAAGCCGGGGCCAAAGAAGAAGGGATGGGCGTAGTACAGTCCTACCGTCCTGGCCTGCCGGACTATGCGCCCAACTCCCAATTGCTGGCCGCCGCCCGTCAGCCTTATCTGTGGGTGGATAAACACGGCCGCCGTTTCACCGACGAATCCATCGTCATTATCTGGCCGCACGCCGGCAACGCGCTGGCCAAAGCCGGCGGGGTGATGTATTCGGTGTTTGATGAAGACGCCCGCAAGCACTTCGTCAACGACGGCATCGACGTGCCGATCGGCGAATGGGTGATCGCCAACACCAAACTGGTGAAATTCGATGACGAGTTCACCAAAGAGAGCCAGAAAAACCGGGGCTTTGTGTTCAAGGCCGCAACGCTGGACGAGCTGGCGAAACAGATGGGCGTCGACGCCAGCGTGTTGAAACATACCGTTGACGAAAACAACCGCTTCGCCGCACAGAAACGGGACGAGGTGTTCAACAAGAACATGGATTACCTGCGCCCGATGAAGACCGGTCCGTTCTACGCGGTGAAAATGCTGCCGGCCGCGCTCGGCACGCTGGGCGGCGTGAAGATCAACGAGAAGATGGAAGCGATATCGCCGGCAGGCAATGCGGTGCCGGGACTGTACGTCACCGGTAACGATGCGGCGGGTATGTACGGCGACACCTACGACCTGCTGCTGGGCGGCGGCACCTTTGGCTTTGCGCTCAACTCAGGTCGCATGGCGGCAGAAAACGCTCTCGATTACCTCCACTTCACCAAAAAGTAA
- a CDS encoding FMN-binding protein produces the protein MKRSSITLLISLLCAASTTAVAESGQFKAGSYSSTKQGIGGDVTVTLDVDASGTVNKASIDAPSETPEVGGEAAKELAKTMTEKKTINVDGVSGATMTSGAVHDAAQEAYEKARQH, from the coding sequence ATGAAGAGAAGTTCAATCACATTACTCATCAGCCTGCTTTGCGCCGCCAGTACCACCGCCGTGGCGGAAAGCGGTCAATTTAAAGCCGGCTCTTACTCCTCAACCAAGCAGGGCATCGGCGGCGACGTGACCGTCACCCTGGACGTGGACGCGAGCGGTACGGTCAACAAAGCCAGCATCGACGCCCCGTCGGAAACGCCGGAAGTGGGCGGCGAGGCGGCCAAAGAGCTGGCGAAAACCATGACCGAGAAAAAGACCATCAATGTCGATGGCGTTTCCGGCGCCACCATGACCAGCGGCGCCGTGCACGACGCCGCGCAGGAGGCGTACGAAAAAGCCCGCCAGCACTGA